One Ricinus communis isolate WT05 ecotype wild-type chromosome 7, ASM1957865v1, whole genome shotgun sequence genomic region harbors:
- the LOC8261672 gene encoding systemin receptor SR160, which produces MKTRFSLLLISFTFLSLHLQLQVAPQPFTSVNRDTQNLINFKNALPDPNILKNWLPNQNPCSFTGVKCQETNRVSSVDLSSISVSTDFRTLAAFLLSLDKLESLSLKMSNITGFISLPSGSKCSSVLSNLDLSENGLSGPVSDIAGLVSFCPSLKSLNLSTNLLDFSIKEKSFNGLKLGLEILDISFNKISGSNVVPFILSGGCNELVYLALKGNKVSGDLDVSTCKNLQFLDVSSNNFNISIPSFGDCLALEHLDISSNEFYGDLAHAISDCAKLNFLNVSANDFSGEVPVLPTGSLQYVYLAGNHFHGEIPLHLIDACPGLIQLDLSSNNLSGSIPSSFAACTSLQSFDISINNFAGELPINTIFKMSSLKNLDFSYNFFIGGLPDSFSNLTSLEILDLSSNNLSGPIPSGLCKDPNSNLKELFLQNNLFTGSIPATLSNCSQLTSLHLSFNYLTGTIPSSFGSLSKLRDLKLWFNLLHGEIPPEITNIQTLETLILDFNELTGVIPSGISNCSKLNWISLSNNRLTGEIPASIGQLSNLAILKLSNNSFYGRIPPELGDCSSLIWLDLNTNFLNGTIPPELFKQSGNIAVNFITGKRYVYLRNNKSERCHGEGNLLEFAGIRSEQLDRISTRHPCAFTRVYGGHTQPTFKDNGSMIFLDLSYNKLSGCIPKEMGTMLYLYILNLGHNNITGSIPQELGNLDGLMILNLSNNKLEGMIPNSMTRLSLLTAIDMSNNELSGMIPEMGQFETFQAASFANNTGLCGIPLPPCGSGLGPSSNSQHQKSHRRQASLVGSVAMGLLFSLFCIFALIIVAIETKKRRKKKESVLDVYMDNNSHSGPTSTSWKLTGAREALSINLATFEKPLRKLTFADLLEATNGFHNDSLIGSGGFGDVYKAQLKDGSIVAIKKLIHISGQGDREFTAEMETIGKIKHRNLVPLLGYCKVGEERLLVYEYMKHGSLEDVLHDPKKSGIKLNWSARRKIAIGAARGLAFLHHNCIPHIIHRDMKSSNVLLDENLEARVSDFGMARLMNAVDTHLSVSTLAGTPGYVPPEYYQSFRCSTKGDVYSYGVVLLELLTGKRPTDSADFGDNNLVGWVKQHAKLKITDVFDPVLMKEDPNLKIELLRHLDVACACLDDRPWRRPTMIQVMAMFKEIQAGSGLDSQSTITTEEDGFSAVQMVEMSIKEDPEKQ; this is translated from the coding sequence ATGAAAACCCGTTTCTCTCTTTTGCTTATTTCTTTCACCTTTCTCTCTCTGCACCTGCAACTACAAGTAGCACCACAGCCTTTTACCTCCGTAAACAGAGATACCCAGAATCTTATCAACTTCAAGAACGCTCTACCCGACCCAAATATCCTTAAAAACTGGCTTCCTAACCAAAACCCATGTAGCTTCACTGGAGTTAAATGCCAAGAAACTAACAGAGTTTCTTCTGTGGACCTTTCTAGTATATCTGTAAGCACTGATTTTCGCACCTTAGCTGCATTTCTTTTGAGTCTTGATAAGCTTGAGAGCCTTTCTTTAAAAATGAGTAACATTACAGGCTTCATTTCTCTCCCTTCTGGATCTAAGTGCAGCTCGGTTTTGAGCAACTTAGATCTATCTGAAAATGGTTTGTCAGGTCCTGTCTCTGATATAGCTGGGTTGGTAAGCTTCTGTCCATCCTTGAAATCCTTGAATCTTTCTACCAACTTGCttgatttttctataaaagagaaatcttTTAATGGGTTAAAGCTTGGCTTGGAGATTCTtgatatttctttcaataagATTTCAGGCTCAAACGTAGTACCTTTTATCTTATCTGGCGGCTGCAATGAGTTGGTATACTTGGCtttgaaaggaaataaagTTAGTGGGGATTTGGATGTTTCTACTTGCAAGAATCTGCAGTTTCTTGATGTCTCTTcaaataatttcaatattagCATCCCCTCATTTGGTGATTGTTTGGCTTTGGAGCATCTAGATATCTCTTCTAATGAGTTTTATGGTGATCTTGCTCATGCAATTAGTGACTGTGCTAAGCTCAACTTCTTGAATGTGTCAGCCAATGACTTTTCTGGTGAGGTTCCTGTGCTTCCAACTGGGAGTTTGCAGTATGTTTATCTGGCGGGCAACCATTTTCATGGGGAAATTCCTCTGCATCTCATAGATGCTTGTCCAGGTCTTATTCAGCTTGATCTTTCTTCAAATAATCTTTCTGGTTCTATTCCTAGTAGTTTTGCTGCTTGCACTTCATTGCAGTCTTTTGATATATCTATCAACAACTTCGCTGGTGAATTGCCCATAAATACAATCTTTAAAATGAGTAGCTTGAAGAATcttgatttttcatataattttttcattggTGGTTTGCCTGATTCTTTCTCAAATCTCACCAGTTTGGAGATTTTAGATCtaagttctaataatttatctGGTCCAATCCCTAGTGGTTTGTGTAAAGATCCAAATAGCAACTTGAAAGAATTGTTTCTTCAGAACAATTTGTTTACTGGGTCTATTCCTGCTACTCTGAGCAACTGCTCTCAACTTACTTCACTACATTTGAGCTTCAATTACCTCACCGGCACAATTCCTTCCAGCTTCGGTTCACTCTCTAAGCTTCGCGATTTGAAGCTTTGGTTCAATCTGCTCCATGGAGAAATTCCACCAGAGATAACCAACATCCAAACACTAGAgactttgattcttgatttcAATGAGTTGACGGGAGTCATACCTTCTGGTATAAGCAATTGCTCTAAGCTCAACTGGATCTCCTTATCTAACAACCGGTTGACTGGTGAGATTCCAGCATCAATTGGACAACTTTCAAATCTTGCCATTCTTAAACTAAGCAACAATTCATTTTATGGAAGAATCCCACCAGAGCTTGGCGACTGTAGTAGTTTGATTTGGTTGGATCTTAATACCAATTTCTTGAATGGAACAATCCCACCTGAGCTGTTCAAACAGTCTGGCAATATTGCTGTAAATTTTATCACTGGAAAGAGATATGTCTATCTTCGGAATAACAAGAGCGAACGGTGCCATGGAGAAGGAAATTTGCTCGAGTTTGCTGGAATTAGGTCAGAGCAGCTGGACAGAATCTCCACCAGGCACCCTTGTGCCTTCACTAGAGTATATGGAGGACACACACAACCTACATTCAAGGATAATGGTTCAATGATATTTCTTGATCTTTCATACAATAAATTGTCTGGCTGCATTCCAAAGGAGATGGGGACTATGTTATATCTCTATATCTTGAATTTGGGGCACAATAATATCACTGGAAGCATTCCACAAGAGCTTGGAAACTTGGATGGTCTTATGATTCTTAACCTCTCTAACAATAAGCTGGAAGGAATGATTCCTAATTCCATGACTCGCCTTTCGTTGCTTACAGCGATTGATATGTCCAACAATGAGCTCAGTGGAATGATTCCTGAAATGGGTCAGTTTGAAACATTCCAAGCTGCCAGTTTTGCCAACAATACAGGCCTCTGCGGTATACCGCTTCCGCCATGTGGATCGGGATTAGGCCCTAGCTCAAATTCTCAGCATCAGAAGTCCCATAGGAGACAAGCATCTCTAGTAGGGAGTGTGGCAATGGGGTTGCTGTTCTCACTTTTTTGCATCTTTGCACTGATTATAGTTGCCATAGAAAcgaagaaaagaaggaaaaagaaggaatCAGTCCTTGATGTCTACATGGACAACAACTCCCACTCGGGGCCAACAAGTACCAGCTGGAAGTTAACTGGTGCACGTGAAGCATTGAGTATCAACCTTGCCACCTTTGAGAAGCCATTGCGGAAACTCACTTTTGCAGATCTTCTTGAAGCCACAAATGGATTCCACAATGACAGCCTTATAGGCTCTGGAGGTTTTGGTGATGTGTACAAGGCTCAACTGAAAGATGGAAGCATTGTAGCCATCAAGAAATTGATACACATTAGTGGACAGGGTGATAGGGAATTCACTGCTGAAATGGAAACCATTGGGAAAATCAAGCACAGGAACCTTGTTCCCCTTCTTGGATATTGCAAGGTTGGGGAAGAGAGGCTCTTGGTGTATGAGTACATGAAGCATGGAAGTTTAGAAGACGTTCTGCATGACCCAAAAAAATCCGGGATCAAGTTGAACTGGTCTGCCAGGAGAAAGATAGCGATTGGAGCTGCCAGGGGATTGGCATTTCTTCATCATAATTGCATACCACACATCATTCACAGGGACATGAAATCAAGCAATGTCTTGCTTGATGAGAACTTGGAGGCCAGAGTATCTGATTTTGGAATGGCAAGACTCATGAATGCAGTGGATACACATTTGAGTGTTAGCACATTGGCAGGCACACCTGGCTATGTTCCTCCTGAATATTATCAAAGCTTTAGATGTTCTACCAAAGGTGATGTCTACAGTTATGGTGTAGTTTTGTTAGAGTTGCTAACAGGAAAGAGGCCGACAGATTCAGCTGATTTTGGTGACAACAATCTTGTGGGGTGGGTGAAGCAGCACgcaaaactgaaaataacCGATGTATTCGATCCAGTACTCATGAAAGAAGATCCAAATCTCAAGATTGAGCTTTTGCGACACTTAGACGTGGCGTGCGCTTGTTTGGACGATCGGCCTTGGAGACGACCTACAATGATTCAAGTGATGGCAATGTTTAAAGAAATACAAGCAGGGTCAGGACTGGACTCACAATCCACAATAACCACCGAAGAAGATGGCTTTAGTGCAGTTCAAATGGTAGAGATGAGCATAAAAGAAGATCCTGAAAAGCAGTAG